A single genomic interval of Novosphingobium ginsenosidimutans harbors:
- a CDS encoding EF-hand domain-containing protein: MNRTVLGAVGALLLAATGLFWWQGRAAVESAAPPPPTLAEIPNEGDLEAIPTEDGEGIMGAALPEVDEETREERRFNRLDRNRDNLINRSEALQPRVAMFRKLDKDGNNLLSFEEWAVATSNRFKGGDANGDGQLTRAEFATTKPKQAQRPGCRC, from the coding sequence ATGAACCGGACCGTGCTGGGTGCTGTCGGGGCCTTGTTACTTGCGGCCACCGGTCTGTTCTGGTGGCAGGGCCGCGCTGCGGTGGAAAGCGCCGCCCCGCCGCCGCCAACCCTGGCGGAGATTCCGAACGAGGGCGATCTGGAAGCGATACCGACCGAAGACGGCGAGGGGATCATGGGGGCGGCCTTGCCCGAGGTGGACGAGGAGACGCGGGAAGAGCGCCGCTTCAACCGGCTCGACCGCAACCGCGACAACCTGATCAACCGCAGCGAAGCGCTTCAGCCGCGCGTCGCCATGTTCCGCAAGCTCGACAAGGATGGCAACAACCTGCTGAGCTTTGAGGAGTGGGCCGTCGCCACTTCAAACCGCTTTAAGGGCGGCGATGCCAATGGCGATGGCCAGCTGACCCGCGCGGAGTTTGCCACCACGAAGCCCAAGCAGGCCCAGCGGCCCGGCTGTCGCTGCTAG
- a CDS encoding squalene/phytoene synthase family protein: protein MAYAPAAHRQTQLAAFALDAKLADIVAGAREVLLAQIKLAWWRERLAEEPASRPRGQPLLVALATWRGSTEPLQALVDGWEAMLDPDQPDLQALAEARAALGRGLAEQAGLPASAQAAGAALHGWSLASSEAGGELPKLSLPPELRALAVLHGLARRRKGQLPLLEGPLALAAAIRIGMIGR from the coding sequence CTGGCCTATGCGCCGGCCGCGCACCGTCAAACCCAGCTCGCCGCCTTTGCGCTGGATGCGAAGCTGGCGGACATTGTTGCTGGCGCGCGTGAGGTGCTGTTGGCGCAGATCAAGCTGGCCTGGTGGCGCGAACGGCTGGCGGAGGAGCCAGCGTCTCGTCCTAGGGGGCAGCCACTGTTGGTGGCGCTGGCAACGTGGCGCGGCTCGACCGAACCCTTGCAGGCTCTGGTCGATGGGTGGGAGGCCATGCTCGATCCGGATCAGCCCGACCTGCAGGCCCTGGCAGAGGCCCGCGCGGCGCTGGGGCGTGGTCTGGCTGAACAGGCGGGCCTGCCCGCGTCGGCACAAGCAGCGGGCGCGGCCCTGCACGGATGGAGCCTTGCCTCTTCTGAGGCAGGCGGGGAACTCCCCAAGCTCAGCCTCCCGCCCGAATTGCGGGCGCTCGCGGTGCTCCACGGCCTGGCCCGGCGGCGCAAAGGGCAGCTGCCGCTTCTGGAAGGGCCATTGGCCTTGGCAGCCGCGATCCGGATCGGCATGATAGGGCGCTGA
- a CDS encoding TadE/TadG family type IV pilus assembly protein, whose amino-acid sequence MRKLKRSTSGNATMLVALGMPALIGSSGLAVDFAQWYMWKREIQFAVDQAALAGAWARSSTTSSSTYVSRARQEFTANLAATRGVTSTPTVTLGNYNGGTNNAVQVTATASKSLPFTTFITGGDTVVAASATATFSQSQTFRTCILSVNPTENRSAIFGNAITGGSNCGVGALSTGTQAIVETGDSEVQLGDIVSAGGIEDTFSNNGTIHEFVTGLSNPYAGLDAPSSAGQPSRTYSCPTFSTGTTSWTAPVTVRTVITYEYRRGANSNGTNITVTSGQAGYMAPSDSTTGPSTTTYYTAPTPGTTTVGPTNGTWENVSGSGQNRIWRRPVTTTTTTIGTVTGPVTTGASDGIARPLPGVYTGINITCDTQFQPGIYWISGSIDFGNNRAVSGSNVMFVMTGSSNDIRINSTSIVTLSGISEATLTGTYGVSASDAAKMKNMLFFDKNNTSDFDINGNATLDLNGILYMPSREVKINGNMSSGSRCIMLVSDTFWITGSANLTNFCAPDSDGGMQIGERPASVRLVA is encoded by the coding sequence ATGCGCAAGTTAAAGCGCAGCACCAGTGGCAATGCCACGATGCTCGTCGCGCTCGGCATGCCGGCGCTGATCGGCAGCTCGGGCCTCGCGGTCGATTTTGCGCAGTGGTACATGTGGAAACGCGAGATTCAGTTCGCAGTTGACCAGGCCGCACTGGCCGGGGCCTGGGCGCGTAGCTCCACTACCAGCTCAAGCACCTATGTATCGCGTGCAAGGCAGGAGTTTACCGCAAACCTGGCCGCCACCCGTGGTGTGACATCGACCCCCACTGTGACGCTTGGCAATTACAATGGCGGTACCAACAATGCTGTCCAGGTAACGGCCACGGCCAGCAAATCGCTGCCCTTTACCACCTTCATTACGGGCGGCGATACCGTGGTAGCGGCCAGCGCCACTGCAACATTCTCACAAAGCCAGACCTTCAGAACCTGCATCTTGTCGGTGAACCCGACCGAGAACCGCTCGGCCATCTTCGGGAACGCGATCACCGGCGGATCGAACTGCGGGGTTGGCGCGCTTTCCACCGGCACGCAGGCGATCGTCGAAACAGGCGATTCCGAGGTCCAGCTAGGGGATATCGTCTCGGCGGGCGGGATCGAGGATACCTTCTCGAACAACGGCACGATCCATGAATTTGTGACCGGCCTGTCCAACCCCTACGCCGGCCTAGATGCGCCAAGCTCAGCCGGACAGCCTTCGCGCACCTATAGCTGCCCGACATTCTCGACCGGCACGACCAGCTGGACCGCACCTGTGACCGTCCGCACCGTAATCACGTATGAGTATCGGCGCGGCGCGAACAGCAATGGCACCAACATTACGGTCACTTCTGGCCAGGCCGGTTACATGGCCCCGTCCGATTCGACCACCGGCCCGTCGACCACGACCTATTACACTGCCCCGACACCTGGTACTACTACGGTTGGCCCAACCAACGGTACTTGGGAAAACGTGAGCGGATCCGGCCAGAACCGGATCTGGCGGCGTCCAGTAACCACCACCACCACCACGATCGGTACGGTGACGGGTCCGGTCACGACGGGCGCCAGCGATGGCATCGCCCGCCCGCTGCCTGGCGTCTACACCGGTATCAACATCACTTGTGACACCCAGTTCCAGCCCGGCATCTACTGGATCAGCGGCTCGATCGATTTCGGCAACAACCGGGCGGTATCAGGTTCAAACGTGATGTTCGTGATGACGGGCAGCTCGAACGACATTCGCATCAATTCCACCTCGATCGTCACGCTTTCGGGCATCAGCGAAGCGACATTGACGGGAACTTATGGCGTCAGCGCCAGCGATGCAGCGAAAATGAAGAACATGCTGTTCTTCGACAAAAACAATACCAGCGACTTCGATATCAACGGTAACGCCACGCTTGACTTGAACGGTATTCTTTACATGCCGTCCCGCGAAGTCAAAATTAACGGCAACATGAGCAGCGGCAGCCGCTGCATCATGCTGGTTTCCGACACGTTCTGGATCACCGGCTCGGCCAACCTGACCAATTTCTGCGCCCCCGATAGCGACGGCGGCATGCAAATCGGTGAGCGCCCGGCATCGGTGCGACTGGTGGCATGA